One Trichoderma asperellum chromosome 5, complete sequence genomic region harbors:
- a CDS encoding uncharacterized protein (EggNog:ENOG41): MTAPLSQPTVAVAVKDTSATIRKRRRRAPAGGAADDCFTCSKRNVKCDRRRPYCSQCLEIGNECSGYKTQLTWGVGVASRGKLRGLSLPIAKAPPVTREPKKSPVSRARAHSSAASLSTNLARSPIDIPSTTHTASTPTTPAYQVPAYDYLSISHHNHTPPMTQSSWGYSPSLVHSPDVTPRYARFPLHLSTDALSSSCESVGSEVDYLSPLSQSYAREEIPFSHSPNVLYDGYPAQHSSPIAQSPPTVLVLDHCRAPTSYPGLVYAPSEPHSALSHHMDPFGSHLGHKLMRGCESLSVPEVDAGAGGGSTPRIARKEIQQRRRHSSGQVQWFGQVGSKTDLLAKMPFFMDYFKITMAPSMVFIDGPHNPFREHVLRLAVHNPSVQHAICALSACNLRMKRRLSLGYGTRELLTTLMLEKQASESTPGPEIEDQSLSEEVQHRNLAVDLLNRQLSDPTRSHHDSVLATILLLCHYRMVESGVAKFHTQFVGVRQILAMRRSRQPASSKDSSWMETLFTYLDAISASINEREAQLAPGFEGVSPDVQDLPAGSENMIGCDRKLFKTIGKLGRLNLLSQHRSVQGINELTPSEQDSAGGASSPTPRFDGNGFGTTINDDEMLASAMYSSISFDERRVIFWAEWRAARKELQDWQFDASSLAKSLPGSPTTGQVRDLGAVSEAFRYAALLYSERLANPQTSSTHSNFQNLVSHVVYHATSLETSSSAEKFLLWPLFIAGSECIVESQQNVIREKCRGIMSRSGYMNNLAALDVLEKLWSGEIKNDAKLDYYNAMGTGRGPFNWTKCLGGPGAGVEWIMF; the protein is encoded by the exons ATGACTGCTCCGTTATCTCAACCTACcgtggctgtggctgtcaAGGACACCTCTGCTACCATACGCAAGCGCAGAAGACGCGCTcctgctggtggtgccgcAGACGACTGCTTCACATGCTCGAAACGCAATGTCAAATGCGATCGTCGTCGACCTTACTGCTCTCAATGCCTTGAAATCGGTAACGAATGCTCGGGCTACAAGACTCAGCTTACTTGgggtgttggtgttgccaGCCGCGGCAAGCTTCGTGGGCTATCTTTGCCCATTGCCAAGGCCCCTCCCGTCACTCGTGAGCCCAAGAAGTCGCCCGTTTCGCGAGCAAGGGCCCATTCCAGCGCCGCTTCTTTGTCGACAAACTTGGCTCGAAGCCCTATTGATATTCCTTCAACCACGCATACGGCTTCAACGCCAACTACTCCGGCTTACCAAGTCCCCGCGTACGACTACCTCTCTATCTCACACCACAACCACACCCCGCCGATGACGCAGAGCAGCTGGGGATACTCTCCAAGCCTTGTGCACTCGCCAGATGTGACGCCGAGATATGCTAggtttcctcttcatctgagCACTGACGCGCTTTCCTCCTCATGCGAGTCGGTTGGCAGCGAGGTAGACTACCTTTCTCCTCTGAGCCAATCTTATGCCCGCGAAGAGATCCCCTTCAGCCACAGCCCAAACGTCCTGTATGACGGATATCCTGCCCAGCACAGCTCTCCCATTGCGCAGAGCCCTCCTACCGTGCTGGTCCTTGACCACTGCCGCGCCCCAACCTCTTATCCTGGGCTCGTCTACGCCCCTTCAGAGCCTCACTCTGCCCTGAGCCATCACATGGATCCTTTTGGATCGCACTTGGGCCACAAACTTATGCGGGGTTGTGAAAGCCTCA GTGTCCCTGAAGTCGATGCGGGTGCCGGTGGTGGCTCCACACCTCGAATTGCACGAAAAGAAATACAACAACGGAGGCGCCATAGTAGTGGCCAGGTGCAATGGTTTGGGCAGGTTGGCTCTAAGACGGATCTGTTGGCCAAGATGCCGTTTTTCATGGATTACTTCAAGATTACAATGGCCCCATCTATGGTCTTTATAGATGGCCCTCATAACCCTTTCAGAGAACACGTTCTCCGCCTCGCTGTGCACAATCCAAGCGTGCAGCATGCGATTTGTGCCTTATCGGCTTGCAATTTGCGAATGAAGAGAAGACTGAGCTTAGGATACGGAACACGGGAATTGCTTACGACACTGATGCTGGAGAAGCAAGCCTCTGAGTCCACCCCAGGGCCGGAGATTGAGGATCAATCACTGTCTGAAGAGGTGCAGCATCGAAACTTGGCTGTAGATCTTTTGAATCGGCAACTAAGCGACCCAACGAGATCACATCATGACTCGGTGCTTGCAACGATCCTTCTCTTGTGCCATTATCGAATGGTGGAATCTGGTGTGGCAAAGTTCCATACCCAGTTTGTGGGCGTACGTCAGATTCTAGCCATGAGGAGATCCCGACAACCAGCCTCATCTAAGGACTCTTCATGGATGGAGACTCTCTTTACCTACCTCGACGCCATTTCAGCCAGCATTAATGAGCGAGAAGCGCAGCTGGCACCCGGTTTTGAGGGCGTGTCTCCTGATGTGCAGGATCTACCTGCGGGATCCGAAAACATGATTGGATGTGATCGAAAGCTTTTCAAGACGATTGGCAAGCTGGGCCGCCTGAATCTTTTATCCCAACATCGGTCTGTGCAAGGCATCAACGAATTGACGCCATCTGAACAGGATAGTGCAGGCGGGGCATCAAGCCCGACCCCACGATTTGATGGAAATGGCTTCGGCACTACAATCAATGATGACGAAATGCTTGCTTCTGCAATGTATTCCTCCATATCCTTCGATGAACGTCGAGTCATCTTTTGGGCAGAGTGGAGAGCGGCACGAAAAGAGCTTCAAGATTGGCAGTTTGACGCATCGTCATTGGCCAAGTCACTACCAGGATCACCAACTACAGGCCAGGTTCGGGATTTGGGGGCTGTTTCCGAGGCATTTCGGTATGCGGCTTTACTCTACTCCGAGCGCCTTGCAAACCCGCAGACATCATCTACGCATTCCAACTTCCAGAATCTTGTTAGCCATGTTGTTTATCATGCAACGAGCTTAGAGACTAGCAGCTCCGCAGAAAAGTTTTTACTCTGGCCGCTGTTTATTGCAGGTTCAGAGTGCATTGTGGAGTCGCAGCAGAACGTTATACGGGAAAAATGCCGTGGTATCATGAGCCGATCTGGCTACATGAATAACCTGGCAGCTCTTGACGTATTGGAAAAACTGTGGTCAGGGGAGATCAAGAATGACGCAAAGCTTGACTACTACAATGCTATGGGAACTGGCCGCGGCCCCTTCAACTGGACCAAGTGCCTTGGCGGACCAGGCGCCGGGGTTGAGTGGATTATGTTTTGA